The Zygosaccharomyces rouxii strain CBS732 chromosome A complete sequence genome window below encodes:
- the NUP133 gene encoding Nup133p (similar to uniprot|P36161 Saccharomyces cerevisiae YKR082W NUP133 Subunit of the Nup84p subcomplex of the nuclear pore complex (NPC) localizes to both sides of the NPC required to establish a normal nucleocytoplasmic concentration gradient of the GTPase Gsp1p), whose protein sequence is MSSGQPLFQLRKELSVPLSAGEDDTTNQTTDTNTSYERFQSVDVSLDTHHHEDKQTFNNIKILTENERYVVKRLAPDLSTLPIDSSSSEGLVDTHSGKALVNDNDFLYIWDYYSSQRNTNFCRIPLHEEHVVLKHEPKCLITWPAAMDDTTQMFAENSGGAFGGVCIIHRKNGQLIYYEDIDSINNLHLQLSHSKAHTVNLKLKDNESVTEAINCEPAGIVIATSLGRVLFVTIRDSSGKPSVRVKQQLVKPQQGFFFSTFNPSNEVVSLKMGPIVGRGERLLYIVTRGGNFQMWHLSVSISSYKRLDVQLFEQILDSLQDLYPFAHGSLQVLDSHPLFPDSSSVHLVLSSITNGDEMYYILSTIVLDEKTKSFTIFSTYRLNTYVTSFVDKKPELFIPAALGEQLTDTTTVFVLFNDAVVLTQVSSKLDSSYPLRRKWEDIISFRDDVNLIGSGYDSESIYVMSKEIGVLEISVTGEVNESEKSMEEVRFVKSHVDQAVYFSGISSNPIEFNLPKGISLEVDEIEADLRSCSDEIFHSKGKYIPPMMNTLTQHLSLRVDLFRNLLNFVEQNFNFKVSPNEKLKLLQNFEILNCCLKLCILLKNLPELNEIWKKTLKLRNSNLTTETLFVGQLHEFPKVFSQFLAQLNSKSMPASIPLKTSVVDLLIECVYKGILEEGEKQLRYDLFKLDPLELGIELPWFINYENLESINSSFLDFKFSTQITSDEDKNRLLTLTKTLYYLFNQANLWFKEYSQRQETELFGKFQLLFLNNHLSWNQALLDSNLKQEALQIAEFYQDLEALVETLESLDKSISQEAYFYYFDKFGYQFGSTVFQYYISQNKLDDLFYRFPEQHDMLVEFLGSSDKYGEVAWIQEILDKRYDAATTTLCDISLGETKKDQPLEQRQVYLNIAKLTGLMNQPIPLDQLKLIQGDLDTLDGQKNLLFKLQDPRIKLASGFAGTPFEELFQSLTSKIEQHQSLSLRLLIEIYSMLEDTDSFYCALKLIAFNGDSLGYEHKKFLVAMVWRRCILIEDWDSIKDNTKSSLYQVLCKYFSEEFFQSGLALPSFALITDSSLLTMEYLQNVYQEREDVIKDSFRKEFESVRSLEPQFDKRIQSIIATANEAAGKKCIVNYETNTVEYYS, encoded by the coding sequence ATGAGTTCTGGTCAACCCTTATTTCAATTGAGGAAAGAGTTGAGTGTTCCTCTTTCCGCTGGTGAAGACGACACGACTAATCAAACGACAGATACGAATACTAGTTATGAGAGATTCCAATCTGTGGATGTATCTCTAGATACACATCACCACGAGGATAAGCAAACTTTTAACAATATTAAGATTCTCACTGAAAATGAAAGGTACGTGGTTAAGAGATTAGCGCCTGACCTTTCGACATTACCCATTGACTCTTCATCGTCTGAAGGTCTTGTGGATACACATTCTGGCAAGGCATTGGTTAACGATAATGATTTTCTATACATTTGGGACTATTACTCCAGTCAAAGaaataccaatttttgtCGAATTCCATTACATGAGGAACATGTCGTTTTGAAACACGAACCTAAATGTCTAATTACATGGCCAGCTGCTATGGACGATACTACTCAGATGTTTGCAGAAAATTCTGGTGGTGCATTTGGTGGCGTTTGCATTATACATCGTAAAAACGGTCAATTGATCTATTACGAAGATATCGATTCAATTAACAATTTACATCTACAGCTTTCTCACAGCAAAGCACATACGGTTaatctgaaattgaaagataaTGAAAGTGTTACTGAGGCAATAAATTGTGAGCCAGCTGGTATTGTCATTGCTACTTCATTAGGTAGAGTGCTTTTTGTTACGATAAGAGATTCATCGGGTAAACCAAGTGTCAGAGTGAAGCAACAATTGGTTAAACCACAACAAGGGTTTTTCTTCTCCACTTTTAACCCATCGAATGAAGTTGTTTCCTTAAAGATGGGTCCTATTGTCGGTAGGGGTGAGAGATTATTATATATTGTTACAAGAGGTGGTAACTTCCAGATGTGGCACCTATCGGTAAGCATTAGTTCTTACAAGAGATTAGATGTGCAGTTGTTTGAACAAATCTTAGATTCATTGCAAGATCTCTACCCCTTTGCTCATGGATCTTTACAGGTTCTCGATTCTCATCCTTTATTTCCAGATTCTTCCTCAGTTCATCTAGTTCTGTCTTCTATTACCAACGGCGATGAAATGTATTATATTTTAAGTACTATAGTGCTTGACGAGAAGACAAAGAGCTTTACCATTTTCTCAACTTACAGATTGAACACCTATGTGACTAGTTTTGTTGATAAGAAACCCGAACTTTTTATTCCAGCAGCTCTTGGTGAACAGTTAACTGATACAACCACTGTCTTCGTTCTATTTAATGATGCTGTGGTACTTACACAAGTAAGTTCCAAATTGGATTCTTCTTATCCGCTAAGGAGGAAATGGGAAGATATCATTAGCTTTAGAGATGATGTGAATCTGATAGGATCTGGTTATGACTCTGAATCTATTTACGTCATGAGCAAAGAAATTGGCGTTTTGGAAATTAGTGTCACTGGTGAAGTTAATGAGAGTGAAAAGTCTATGGAAGAAGTTAGATTTGTTAAATCTCATGTGGATCAAGCAGTATATTTTTCAGGAATTTCTTCGAACCCCATTGAATTTAATCTACCTAAGGGGATATCACTGGAAGTGGATGAGATAGAAGCAGATTTACGTTCTTGTAGCgacgaaatttttcactcaAAAGGTAAATATATCCCACCCATGATGAATACTTTAACTCAACATTTGAGTCTACGAGttgatcttttcagaaATTTACTAAATTTTGTGGaacaaaattttaattttaagGTATCCccaaatgaaaaattaaagcttttgcaaaattttgaaattctgaACTGTTGCCTTAAACTTTGCATCCtattaaaaaatttaccAGAATTAAATGAAATATGGAAGAagactttgaaattaagaAATAGTAACTTAACAACTGAAACTCTTTTCGTTGGTCAGCTTCATGAGTTTCCTAAAGTGTTTTCACAATTTTTGGCCCAATTGAACAGTAAGTCGATGCCAGCATCTATCCCCCTGAAAACTTCTGTGGTGGATCTTTTAATAGAATGTGTCTATAAAGGCATTCtagaagaaggtgaaaaacAGCTTAGGTacgatcttttcaaattggatcCATTAGAATTGGGTATTGAATTACCATGGTTCATCAATTATGAAAATTTGGAGTCTATAAACAGTAGCTTCCTCGATTTTAAGTTTTCGACTCAAATAACATCCGATGAAGATAAGAATAGGTTACTCACTTTGACAAAGACGTTATACTACCTTTTCAACCAGGCAAATCTTTGGTTCAAGGAATATTCTCAAAGACAAGAGACCGAGTTATTTGGCAAATTCCAACTCTTATTCTTAAACAATCATTTGTCATGGAATCAGGCACTGCTGGATTCAAACTTGAAACAAGAGGCCCTACAGATTGCtgaattttaccaagattTGGAGGCATTAGTGGAAACGCTTGAATCTTTAGATAAGTCGATTTCACAGGAGGcttatttttattatttcGATAAATTTGGATATCAATTTGGCTCTACGGTGTTCCAGTACTACATCAGTCAAAACAAATTGGATGATTTATTTTATAGGTTCCCTGAGCAACACGATATGCTGGTTGAATTCCTTGGTAGTTCTGACAAATATGGCGAAGTCGCATGGATACAAGAGATTCTCGATAAACGTTATGATGCAGCCACAACCACTCTATGCGATATTTCCCTTGGTGAAACTAAGAAAGATCAACCCTTAGAACAACGTCAGGTTTACCTGAACATAGCCAAATTGACAGGATTGATGAATCAACCAATTCCATTGGATCAGTTGAAGTTAATTCAGGGTGATTTAGATACCTTGGATGGGCAAAAGAATTTGCTTTTCAAATTACAAGATCCACGTATCAAGCTTGCATCTGGATTTGCTGGGACACCATTTGAAGAGTTATTCCAATCTTTAACCAGTAAGATAGAACAGCATCAAAGTTTGAGTTTACGACTTTTGATAGAGATTTACAGCATGTTGGAAGACACAGATAGCTTCTACTGTGCTTTAAAATTAATTGCATTCAATGGTGATTCCCTTGGTTACGAACATAAAAAGTTTTTAGTCGCTATGGTATGGCGTAGATGCATCCTAATAGAGGATTGGGATTCCATAAAGGACAACACCAAGAGTTCTCTTTACCAAGTGCTGTGCAAATACTTCagtgaagaatttttccaatcGGGTCTGGCTCTCCCCAGTTTTGCATTAATCACGGATAGCTCCTTGTTGACCATGGAGTACTTACAAAATGTGTATCAAGAAAGGGAGGACGTTATCAAGGATAGTTTTCGTAAGGAATTTGAATCGGTAAGATCACTGGAACCACAATTCGATAAACGCATCCAATCTATTATTGCAACCGCTAACGAAGCTGCAGGAAAGAAATGTATTGTCAATTACGAAACCAATACAGTCGAATATTATTCCTAG
- the DAD2 gene encoding Dad2p (similar to uniprot|P36162 Saccharomyces cerevisiae YKR083C DAD2 Essential protein component of the DASH complex involved in spindle integrity and kinetochore function interacts with Duo1p and Dam1p localizes to intranuclear spindles and kinetochore), whose amino-acid sequence MLPLEEQIEAKKRELEALKKITALTDDMKLQLDELAGQVRQMNSNATSVSRVMENWNSISRSISLAGLSLLQYAEGDYEVGAWKKDKNNNNSNNNKQDEEEPEDGHGPLPETLVRIRMDDEN is encoded by the coding sequence ATGTTGCCTCTAGAGGAGCAAATAGAGGCTAAAAAGAGGGAATTGGAAGCCCTTAAAAAGATAACTGCTCTAACTGATGATATGAAATTACAGCTTGACGAATTGGCAGGCCAGGTTCGTCAGATGAATTCAAACGCCACATCGGTTTCGAGAGTCATGGAGAACTGGAATTCTATATCAAGATCTATATCTTTGGCTGGGTTGAGCCTCTTACAATACGCTGAAGGCGATTACGAAGTTGGTGCATGGAAAAAAgataagaataataataatagtaataataataagcaagatgaagaagaaccagAAGATGGACACGGCCCATTACCAGAAACTTTAGTGAGGATACGCATGGATGATGAGAAttaa
- the SGO1 gene encoding Sgo1p (similar to uniprot|Q08490 Saccharomyces cerevisiae YOR073W SGO1 Component of the spindle checkpoint involved in sensing lack of tension on mitotic chromosomes protects centromeric Rec8p at meiosis I required for accurate chromosomal segregation at meiosis II and for mitotic chromosome stability), whose protein sequence is MARTIKKRSRSGSSGTAAASKVAANASSSFATPGIQELQDLMDAQEGKIAAVKSAYSQQNTQFAKSNSALLMKLTDFEKKISELVQENVILRSRISMNEYTYKERLNEQISILEEGISRRFEEIFHMFDSIRRKENLPSASTTSGSPMESRSILKSKRSRPSSGRTSSIHFQDIDTNENKISEEIQTRKKHKSSRRESIFMPGDFDFAYEDQDQPQIEQEQEQEQEQEQEQEPPAAPEPEPEPEPPLTETTVAATSPLPLPTQQPLDAETNEIQLGINEEQPQDAHDESLNFTNSIIDYSIPEEAATVGPNSSTEAEPPASSKLEIFRDEPEQETHQKHSIPPKQEGKNQSMTFMPLEASQSKIKHSMRPLSTKTKKKMVDEVMPSTNVACDLDFPRTRRTRGKAIDYTLPSLRAKMRRPSEKLVDATTFTNIQDLQVTHLDRRSSKGSSRKTTISPEPLPDLRAKSEELQAQEPPKESIPIEQPKAVTENTSEGRPKSGDENKSQDHFSFSSTTSTSSGSSGKALKDITNTPKVKQPPKTKKLFKNAIINDLCDQIPNKSQNSSNDRNVSFRLQEEDLSVFDLIGADKVKYPQKTYRAKSRRKA, encoded by the coding sequence ATGGCCAGGACGATTAAGAAGCGGTCGAGAAGCGGAAGTAGCGGTACTGCCGCCGCCAGTAAAGTTGCCGCtaatgcttcttcttcttttgcaACACCAGGGATTCAAGAGCTTCAAGACTTGATGGATGCTCAAGAAGGCAAGATAGCTGCAGTGAAGTCAGCCTACAGTCAACAAAATACACAATTTGCGAAATCCAATTCAGCTCTgctgatgaaattgacggattttgagaagaagattaGTGAATTGGTTCAAGAAAATGTGATACTCCGATCTCGAATCTCCATGAATGAATATACCTATAAGGAAAGGCTCAATGAACAGATTTCTATCTTGGAAGAGGGAATTTCAAGAAGATTCGAAGAAATATTTCATATGTTTGACAGTATAAGAAGGAAGGAAAATTTGCCTTCGGCGTCAACAACATCTGGTAGCCCAATGGAATCTAGATCCATTTTAAAAAGTAAAAGGTCTCGTCCATCATCGGGGAGAACTTCGTCCATACATTTCCAAGATATTGATaccaatgaaaataaaatctcGGAAGAGATACAGACCAGGAAAAAGCATAAAAGCTCTAGAAGAGAATCTATATTCATGCCAGGAGATTTCGATTTTGCATATGAAGACCAAGATCAACCGCAAatagaacaagaacaagaacaagaacaagaacaagaacaagaacaagaaccACCAGCAGCACCAGAGCCGGAACCGGAACCGGAACCACCGCTGACGGAGACTACGGTAGCAGCAACATCACCACTACCGCTACCAACACAGCAACCCCTAGATGCAGAAACAAATGAAATTCAACTTGGAATAAATGAAGAGCAACCTCAAGACGCGCATGATGAATCTCTAAATTTCACCAACTCCATAATTGATTATTCGATACCTGAAGAAGCTGCCACCGTTGGACCTAATTCAAGTACAGAAGCTGAACCACcagcatcttcaaaacttgAAATATTTAGAGATGAGCCAGAGCAAGAGACCCATCAAAAGCATTCTATACCTCCCAAACAAGAAGGTAAAAATCAAAGTATGACGTTTATGCCGTTAGAGGCATCACAAAGCAAAATTAAACATTCTATGAGGCCATTGAGTAcaaagacaaagaaaaagatggtaGATGAAGTTATGCCTAGCACAAATGTAGCTTGTGATTTAGATTTCCCTCGAACGAGAAGAACTCGTGGCAAGGCCATTGATTATACTTTACCATCACTGAGGGCAAAGATGAGACGGCCTTCAGAGAAATTAGTGGATGCTACGACTTTCACCAATATACAAGACCTACAAGTGACCCATTTAGATAGAAGGTCTAGTAAGGGAAGTTCTCGAAAAACAACCATTTCCCCAGAGCCACTACCAGATTTAAGAGCTAAGTcagaagaattacaagCGCAAGAACCGCCCAAGGAGAGTATACCAATTGAGCAACCTAAAGCGGTCACGGAAAATACTTCAGAAGGAAGACCAAAaagtggtgatgaaaataaaagcCAGGatcatttttcattttcttctacAACAAGTACTTCGAGTGGTTCTTCGGGAAAAGCCCTTAAAGATATTACCAATACTCCTAAAGTGAAACAACCACCAAAGacgaaaaaattgttcaaaaatgcaattaTCAACGATTTATGTGATCAAATTCCCAATAAATCCCAAAATTCTAGTAATGACCGTAATGTAAGCTTTCGtttacaagaagaagacttATCAGTTTTTGATTTAATAGGCGCTGATAAAGTAAAATATCCCCAAAAGACCTATAGAGCCAAATCAAGACGGAAGGCTTAA
- the CDC21 gene encoding thymidylate synthase (highly similar to uniprot|P06785 Saccharomyces cerevisiae YOR074C CDC21 Thymidylate synthase required for de novo biosynthesis of pyrimidine deoxyribonucleotides expression is induced at G1/S): MTGQEHKRQRTESSSANAEEQQYLDLIQRILDEGEFRPDRTGTGTYSIFAPPQLRFDLSNDRFPLLTTKKVFTKGIILELLWFISGCTDGKKLSEQGVKIWEGNGSREYLDKIGLHDRREGDLGPVYGFQWRHFGAKYRTCDDDYTGQGFDQLHEVIHKLKNNPYDRRIIMSAWNPPDFPLMALPPCHVFSQFYVSFPKEGKPKLSCLLYQRSCDMGLGVPFNIASYSLLTKMIAHVCDMEPGEFIHTMGDAHIYKDHIDALKEQLSRTPKDFPQLKIARKMDNIDNFKYEDFKIENYHPHGRIQMNMSV; this comes from the coding sequence ATGACTGGTCAAGAACACAAGAGACAAAGAACTGAAAGTTCAAGTGCCAACGCTGAAGAACAGCAGTATTTAGATTTGATCCAAAGGATTCTcgatgaaggtgaatttAGACCTGATAGAACCGGTACTGGTACATATAGTATCTTTGCTCCACCACAGTTGCGTTTTGATTTGTCCAATGATCGATTCCCATTATTAACTACTAAGAAAGTTTTCACAAAGGGTATAATATTGGAATTACTTTGGTTCATTTCAGGTTGTACTGATGGTAAAAAGTTATCTGAACAGGGTGTTAAAATTTGGGAAGGTAATGGATCTAGAGAGTACCTGGATAAAATTGGATTGCACGACAGACGTGAAGGTGATTTAGGTCCTGTTTACGGTTTCCAATGGAGGCACTTTGGTGCCAAATACAGAACTTGTGACGATGACTATACGGGACAAGGGTTTGACCAGTTACACGAAGTGATTcataaattgaaaaataatcCCTACGACAGAAGAATTATCATGAGCGCCTGGAACCCACCAGATTTCCCATTAATGGCATTACCACCATGTCACGTATTTTCACAATTCTACGTTAGTTTCCCCAAGGAGGGCAAGCCTAAATTGTCATGTCTACTGTACCAGAGGTCCTGTGATATGGGGTTGGGAGTTCCATTCAACATTGCATCCTATTCACTTTTGACCAAGATGATTGCACATGTGTGCGATATGGAACCTGGTGAATTTATCCATACCATGGGTGACGCTCATATCTATAAGGATCACATTGACGCTCTGAAAGAACAATTGAGCAGAACTCCAAAAGATTTCCCACAGTTAAAGATAGCAAGGAAAATGGATAATATTGATAACTTCAAATAcgaagatttcaaaattgaaaattatCATCCACACGGTAGAATTCAAATGAATATGAGCGTTTAa
- the UFE1 gene encoding Ufe1p (similar to uniprot|P41834 Saccharomyces cerevisiae YOR075W UFE1 t-SNARE that resides on the endoplasmic reticulum and mediates retrograde traffic from the Golgi complex potential Cdc28p substrate endoplasmic reticulum t-SNARE coprecipitates with Sec20p Tip1p. and Sec22p) — protein sequence MTDLTNKFKSYLHIIQDSGFTAEDGSDGFKGNESSTNKSKETERLRLQDSFIKECYDLLKSLTQLRKILKSVRPSYMNEDEMSEEEKDDVDTELRLQFQQYIQKFRLMERYENERQRLISEEFLSSKAYLKSFFQGISSEKLTLFHKANNEFRLGVLKSLSMWLNIFSSEFSSMQQERLDAQRKFEALDFNSGLQNVVSVSSVSQTPVVESTQEEVRHYEETVSKLTQEQLQLLETEHEEMLNKKNEQLKKAEQLNKTIIDIVGIQHEISAHLQEQSQNINSVLDNQEDVEINIREGNKQLTKAKKSAGKAAKMMTYMAIIMGFMILFLDYIS from the coding sequence ATGACTGATTTGACcaataaatttaaatcaTACCTCCACATTATCCAGGATAGTGGTTTTACTGCTGAGGATGGATCCGATGGATTCAAGGGAAATGAATCGAGCACTAATAAAAGTAAGGAAACTGAACGTCTAAGGCTACAGGATTCGTTCATTAAGGAATGTTACGATCTATTAAAATCATTGACACAATTGCGTaagattttaaaatctgTAAGGCCAAGCTATatgaatgaagatgaaatgagtgaagaagaaaaggacGACGTAGATACTGAATTGAGACTACAATTCCAACAGtatattcaaaaatttagattAATGGAAAGAtatgaaaatgaaaggCAGAGGTTGATTTCAGAGGAATTTTTATCCTCAAAGGcatatttgaaaagtttctttCAGGGAATTAGTTCTGAAAAGTTGACATTATTTCACAAAGCCAACAATGAATTTAGATTGGGAGTGCTCAAATCTTTGAGCATGTGGCTCAACATCTTCTCTAGTGAATTTTCCTCTATGCAGCAGGAGAGACTGGATGCACAGAGGAAATTTGAAGCTCTTGACTTCAATTCAGGACTGCAGAATGTCGTTAGCGTCAGTTCAGTATCACAGACACCAGTTGTGGAGTCAAcccaagaagaagttaGACATTATGAAGAAAcggtttccaaattgacacaagaacaattgcAGTTGTTGGAGACTGAACACGAGGAAATgttgaataaaaaaaatgagCAGTTGAAAAAAGCTGAACAGTTGAACAAGACAATTATAGATATCGTTGGTATTCAACATGAAATTTCAGCACACTTGCAAGAACAATCTCAAAATATTAATAGCGTATTGGATAATCAAGAAGACGTGGAAATAAATATACGAGAAGGTAATAAGCAGCTGACGAAGGCAAAGAAATCGGCTGGCAAAGCCGCTAAGATGATGACTTACATGGCAATTATAATGGGGTTTATGATACTTTTCTTGGATTATATAAGTTAA
- a CDS encoding uncharacterized protein (similar to uniprot|P32769 Saccharomyces cerevisiae YKR084C HBS1 GTP binding protein), translating into MVAYEDDDLMDYEEELPEFENEADLDEYLNDDEYELMNQLFPHVKKEMVDYQGWDNFALKKTIFETNFDPDESLKILKRSFKKKKSEAAKTKAVENFKKPSPDDVVLEAQSRALDNVTENVSKLKVQEEKQAKQQSQPKLATKPTKPTDPIDIQNYLSKGKPHCSFVVIGHVDSGKSTLMGRVLYDLGVVDISHLRKLKRESEIVGKSSFHLAWVMDQTPEERERGVTVSVCTNDFETPSTRFTIVDAPGHRDFVPNAIAGISEADAAVLSIDCGTDAFESGFNLDGQTKEHTLLARSLGVGHIIVAMNKMDTVDWYQERFEQIRRELSSFFETIGYRPEQISWIPCSGLTGANVVKRTTHEMQNWYQGRSLVEELEYKAEQIEKSYQEDIINAPFLFSITEVISVNKNEEVVVSGKVESGSIQPGETLNIFPSEQSVVVNRITIDNNERKVPVATKGDFAVLRLRNAFAEIIEAGDLAASVGVEIPVRNTLKVQALTFQMSRPLLPGTPFMFFKGVNEQPARVSKLNSIIDKQDPSKIIKKKVKHLGSNQAAIFEIELVEKERWIPFLTSTQNRRMSRIVMRKEGRTIAAGTIIE; encoded by the exons ATGGTTGCTtacgaagatgatgatttgatggattatgaagaagaattaccaGAATTCGAAAACGAGGCTGATTTAGACGAGTATTTGAATGACGATGAGTACGAGTTAATGAACCAGCTTTTCCCCCATGTTAAAAAGGAGATGGTGGATTATCAGGGCTGGGATAATTTTgcattgaagaagacgatTTTTGAAACTAATTTTGACCCAGATGAGTCTCtaaaaatattgaaaagaagtttcaagaagaaaaaatcagaAG CAGCAAAAACAAAGGCggtggaaaatttcaagaagcCAAGTCCTGATGATGTTGTGCTAGAAGCTCAATCAAGGGCTTTAGACAACGTCACCGAAAATGTGTCCAAATTAAAAGttcaagaggaaaaacAGGCAAAGCAGCAATCACAACCCAAATTGGCTACGAAACCAACAAAGCCTACTGATCCAATTGATATTCAGAACTATTTATCTAAAGGTAAACCCCATTGTAGTTTTGTTGTGATTGGTCATGTTGATTCCGGTAAGTCAACTTTAATGGGTAGAGTACTATACGATTTAGGTGTAGTAGATATCAGCCActtgagaaaattgaaaagagaaagtgAGATTGTTGGTAAGAGTTCATTCCATCTGGCATGGGTAATGGATCAAACACCTGAAGAAAGAGAGCGTGGTGTTACAGTATCTGTTTGCACAAACGATTTTGAAACCCCATCGACGAGATTTACTATCGTGGATGCCCCTGGTCACAGAGATTTCGTTCCCAATGCCATTGCAGGTATTTCTGAAGCTGATGCTGCCGTTTTATCCATTGATTGCGGTACTGACGCATTTGAATCTGGATTTAACCTAGATGGTCAAACCAAGGAACATACCCTTTTAGCAAGAAGTTTAGGTGTTGGCCACATCATTGTTGCAATGAACAAAATGGATACTGTTGATTGGTACCAAGAAAGATTCGAGCAAATCAGACGTGAACTTTCCTCCTTTTTTGAAACTATCGGTTACAGACCTGAACAAATTAGCTGGATTCCCTGCAGTGGTCTAACTGGTGCAAACGTCGTTAAGAGAACCACACATGAGATGCAGAATTGGTACCAGGGACGTTCGCTagtggaagaattggaatatAAAGCTGAGCAAATAGAGAAATCATACCAGGAAGATATTATCAATGCACCTTTCCTGTTTTCCATTACAGAGGTAATTTCTGTCAATAAAAACGAAGAAGTGGTTGTTTCCGGTAAAGTGGAATCTGGTTCAATCCAGCCAGGTGAAACTTTGAACATTTTCCCCAGTGAACAAAGTGTTGTAGTGAATAGAATCACCATCGATAATAATGAACGGAAAGTACCTGTGGCCACCAAAGGTGATTTCGCAGTCCTCAGACTACGTAATGCCTTTGCAGAAATCATTGAAGCAGGTGATTTGGCTGCATCTGTTGGTGTGGAGATCCCAGTGAGGAACACATTGAAAGTACAAGCTTTAACCTTTCAAATGAGTCGTCCTCTATTGCCTGGTACACCATTCATGTTTTTCAAGGGGGTTAATGAACAACCGGCAAGGGTCAGTAAATTAAATTCGATTATTGACAAGCAAGATCCAAgtaaaattatcaagaaaAAGGTGAAGCACTTGGGTTCTAATCAAGCTGCTATTTtcgaaattgaattggtcGAAAAGGAAAGATGGATCCCATTCCTGACATCTACTCAAAATAGAAGAATGAGCAGAATAGTCATGAGAAAGGAAGGTAGGACCATTGCAGCGGGTACGATCATCGAatag
- a CDS encoding uncharacterized protein (conserved hypothetical protein) — protein sequence MLAVSSMSSSRETATTKSSSLIPSTFILARSSRYHKCALFNVLPSDLTNESAFAGEKCRLFYGDVVLDEYIENGSSISRYILKFEWNRGGSRRRNVFCHTEVMDNVHKWNETITEWSSERFRIMMQCSDDRYILLELQICETSEDRKFRDVLCRISEEFEIWAELMDD from the coding sequence ATGTTAGCCGTTAGTTCGATGAGTAGTAGTCGAGAAACTGCCACCACCAAGAGTTCGTCACTAATACCGTCAACTTTCATTTTGGCCAGATCGAGTAGATATCACAAGTGTGCTTTGTTCAACGTGCTGCCGTCTGATCTTACAAATGAAAGTGCGTTTGCCGGTGAAAAGTGTAGATTATTTTATGGAGATGTAGTTCTTGATGAATATATTGAGAACGGCAGTAGTATATCACGGtatattttgaaatttgagTGGAATAGAGGTGGTAGTAGGAGGAGAAATGTGTTCTGTCATACTGAAGTTATGGATAATGTCCATAAATGGAATGAAACTATTACTGAGTGGTCATCGGAGAGGTTTAGGATAATGATGCAATGTTCGGATGATAGATATATACtattagaattacaaaTTTGTGAAACTAGCGAGGATAGAAAATTTAGAGACGTTCTATGTAGGATTAGTGAGGAGTTTGAAATTTGGGCGGAGCTAATGGACGATTAG